Proteins co-encoded in one Christiangramia fulva genomic window:
- a CDS encoding 3-hydroxyanthranilate 3,4-dioxygenase produces MAVNKPFNLNKWIEQNRESLKPPVGNRNLYKESGDYIVMIVAGPNARKDYHYNETEELFYQLEGNIEVYIQEDGEKKTMKLGPGDMYLNPAKIPHSPVRHDGSIGLVVERKRINEKGKDGLIWYCDNCNHKLHEVYFPLQDIETDFLKHFREFYTNKNLRTCDNCGEVMPVDPRFTAVEE; encoded by the coding sequence ATGGCAGTCAACAAACCATTCAATTTAAATAAATGGATCGAGCAGAACAGGGAAAGCTTAAAACCGCCTGTTGGAAATCGTAATCTTTACAAAGAGTCAGGGGATTATATCGTTATGATCGTGGCCGGCCCAAATGCTCGAAAAGACTATCACTATAATGAAACCGAGGAGTTATTTTATCAACTGGAAGGGAATATAGAAGTTTATATTCAGGAAGACGGCGAGAAAAAGACCATGAAACTTGGACCCGGGGATATGTATCTTAATCCGGCCAAAATTCCTCATTCTCCAGTACGCCACGACGGTTCTATTGGCCTGGTGGTAGAGCGAAAGCGTATTAATGAAAAAGGAAAAGACGGCCTCATCTGGTACTGCGATAATTGCAATCATAAACTTCACGAGGTTTATTTTCCGCTTCAGGATATAGAAACCGATTTCCTAAAGCATTTTAGGGAATTTTATACCAATAAGAACCTCAGAACCTGTGATAATTGCGGGGAAGTCATGCCGGTGGATCCAAGATTTACTGCCGTCGAGGAATAG
- a CDS encoding GbsR/MarR family transcriptional regulator, protein MMRGCPEKKKKLIEEIGVLFEQTHDLTPLAARINVIMILSPNEGHTFEEIVQITGASKSSVSTQLNLLLKLNRAEYFTKTGERRRYFRASKQYVKMRLQDHLQKIQKELELFEELTQYNKENNPEKFQKNKDFTNHYGNYLRAQKKNLETAIAKMPGN, encoded by the coding sequence ATGATGAGGGGATGTCCCGAGAAAAAGAAGAAGCTGATAGAGGAGATAGGAGTCTTGTTTGAACAAACACATGACTTAACGCCTCTTGCCGCAAGGATCAATGTGATCATGATACTTTCGCCCAATGAAGGCCATACTTTCGAAGAAATCGTGCAGATTACGGGAGCCAGTAAAAGTTCAGTCTCTACTCAGCTCAATTTGTTATTAAAGTTAAACCGTGCTGAATATTTTACCAAAACAGGCGAGCGAAGGCGCTATTTCAGAGCGAGTAAGCAGTATGTGAAAATGAGATTACAGGATCATCTTCAAAAAATCCAGAAAGAACTGGAGCTGTTTGAAGAACTGACCCAATACAATAAAGAAAACAATCCTGAGAAGTTTCAGAAGAATAAAGATTTTACCAATCATTATGGAAACTATCTCCGGGCGCAAAAGAAGAATTTAGAAACCGCCATCGCAAAAATGCCTGGCAATTAA
- a CDS encoding aldehyde dehydrogenase family protein produces MSKIAEEFGIQQALKDLGLNEINNGTSTGTDWFGNGDIIESYSPVDGALVGKVKATTKDDYEKVITTAEKGFKEWRTWPSPKRGEVVRQFNDELRKLKEPLGKLVSYEMGKSYQEGLGEVQEMIDICDFAVGLSRQLHGLTMHSERPGHRMYEQYHPLGVVGVISAFNFPVAVWSWNTALAWVCGDACIWKGSEKTPLTSVACQNIAARIFAENGVPAGISCLITGDYRVGEMMTKDERVPLISATGSIRMGKIVAQAVAARLGKSLLELGGNNAIIVTPDANIKNTVIGAVFGAVGTCGQRCTSTRRLIVHEDIYDKVKDAIVNAYKQIRIGNPLDENNHVGPLIDKDAVKNYQNALKKVVEEGGNILVEGGVLEGEGYESGCYVKPAIAEAKNEFEIVQQETFAPVLYLLKYSGDVGKAVEIQNGVKQGLSSAIMTNNLREAERFLSVEGSDCGIANVNIGTSGAEIGGAFGGEKETGGGRESGSDAWKVYMRRQTNTINFTTELPLAQGIKFDL; encoded by the coding sequence ATGAGTAAAATCGCTGAAGAATTCGGGATTCAACAAGCCCTGAAAGATCTAGGTTTAAATGAAATTAATAACGGGACTTCCACTGGAACAGATTGGTTTGGAAATGGTGATATTATCGAATCTTATTCTCCTGTAGATGGAGCTTTGGTGGGAAAAGTGAAAGCCACGACCAAAGACGATTATGAAAAAGTGATCACCACCGCCGAAAAAGGGTTTAAAGAATGGAGAACCTGGCCTTCACCAAAAAGAGGGGAAGTGGTTCGCCAGTTCAATGATGAACTAAGAAAATTAAAAGAACCGTTGGGAAAGCTGGTTTCTTATGAAATGGGAAAATCTTACCAGGAAGGCCTGGGAGAAGTTCAGGAGATGATTGATATCTGCGATTTCGCAGTGGGACTTTCCCGCCAGCTTCATGGACTTACCATGCACAGTGAGCGTCCCGGCCACAGGATGTACGAACAATATCATCCGCTGGGAGTGGTTGGAGTGATTTCAGCTTTTAATTTCCCGGTTGCGGTATGGTCATGGAATACGGCTTTAGCCTGGGTTTGTGGCGATGCCTGTATTTGGAAAGGTTCGGAAAAAACTCCTCTTACCTCGGTTGCCTGCCAGAATATTGCAGCGAGAATATTTGCTGAAAACGGCGTTCCAGCAGGAATCTCGTGCTTGATAACTGGAGATTACAGAGTGGGGGAAATGATGACAAAGGATGAACGTGTGCCGTTAATTTCAGCCACAGGATCCATCAGAATGGGAAAAATCGTGGCTCAGGCCGTGGCCGCAAGACTCGGAAAAAGTCTGCTGGAACTCGGCGGAAATAATGCCATTATTGTAACTCCTGACGCGAATATTAAAAATACCGTGATCGGAGCGGTCTTTGGCGCGGTAGGAACCTGCGGACAACGTTGTACGTCCACGCGTAGATTGATCGTTCACGAAGATATTTACGATAAGGTGAAAGATGCGATAGTTAACGCTTATAAACAGATAAGAATTGGAAATCCGCTGGATGAGAATAATCATGTTGGGCCGTTGATCGATAAAGACGCGGTGAAGAATTATCAAAATGCACTTAAAAAAGTGGTTGAGGAAGGCGGAAATATCCTAGTTGAAGGCGGAGTGCTTGAAGGCGAAGGCTACGAAAGCGGTTGTTATGTAAAACCGGCGATTGCTGAAGCTAAGAACGAATTCGAGATCGTGCAGCAGGAAACTTTTGCTCCGGTTCTTTATCTTCTGAAGTATTCGGGTGATGTTGGCAAAGCCGTTGAAATTCAGAATGGAGTAAAACAAGGACTCTCTTCAGCGATTATGACCAATAATTTGCGGGAAGCAGAAAGATTTCTTTCCGTAGAAGGTTCAGATTGTGGGATTGCCAATGTCAATATTGGAACCTCAGGTGCCGAGATCGGTGGCGCTTTTGGCGGTGAAAAGGAAACCGGCGGCGGCCGTGAATCAGGTTCAGATGCCTGGAAGGTTTATATGAGAAGACAAACCAATACCATAAATTTCACTACCGAATTACCTCTTGCACAAGGGATCAAATTCGACCTGTAG
- a CDS encoding LytR/AlgR family response regulator transcription factor, whose protein sequence is MNLKCLIIDDEPHALRILEKYIRQVPYLECEATTTKSIEALQLIEKFSPDLIFLDIQMPDLTGIQLSKLISGDVKVIFTTAYAQFAVEGFELNATDYLLKPISFSRFLEAVEKVKKLKAENRHNSNENEASENFFFVKTDGKNKFQKVDFSEILYLESIRNYVVIHTKHEQIVTYNTLKHFEENLPSEKFIKTHKSYIVSIAKVSKTDTSEVWVGDDSLPLGDTYRHTFFEKIRERRI, encoded by the coding sequence ATGAATTTAAAATGCCTGATTATAGACGATGAACCTCACGCGCTGCGAATCCTGGAAAAATACATCCGCCAAGTTCCCTATCTGGAATGTGAGGCAACAACCACCAAGTCTATAGAAGCGCTTCAGCTAATCGAAAAGTTCAGTCCTGATCTCATCTTTTTAGACATACAAATGCCCGATCTTACCGGAATACAGCTTTCCAAACTCATTTCGGGTGATGTGAAGGTCATCTTTACCACTGCTTATGCCCAATTTGCCGTGGAAGGATTCGAGCTGAACGCAACTGATTATCTGCTTAAGCCTATTTCTTTCAGCCGTTTTCTGGAAGCCGTTGAAAAAGTAAAAAAACTAAAGGCTGAAAACAGGCATAACAGCAACGAAAATGAAGCTTCCGAAAATTTCTTTTTCGTAAAGACCGATGGAAAGAACAAATTTCAGAAAGTTGATTTTTCTGAGATCCTTTACCTTGAGAGCATCCGTAATTATGTAGTGATCCACACCAAACACGAACAGATCGTCACTTACAATACACTGAAGCATTTTGAGGAGAACCTGCCTTCAGAAAAATTTATCAAAACTCACAAATCCTATATCGTTTCCATCGCCAAGGTAAGTAAAACTGATACTTCTGAGGTTTGGGTTGGCGATGACAGCCTGCCGCTGGGAGACACTTACCGCCATACTTTTTTTGAAAAAATCAGGGAGCGAAGAATATAA
- a CDS encoding efflux RND transporter periplasmic adaptor subunit, with translation MKLIRIIPLISFLALLLACNNNESSGNQGQAPTYPVLKIPRKTVTTYNSYPASIEGTVNSGVRAKVPGYITDVLVEEGEEVKKGQILFKLETESLSQDAAAAKANVNAAQVEVNKLKPLVEKNIISEVQLETAKAKLQQAKSNYNSIVANIGYSNIKSPVDGVVGKINYRKGALVSPQDQIPLTTVSSIEDVYANFSMNEKDFLDFMQNAEGDNISEKIQNMPKVKLLMANSREYEKEGTIETVSGSIDQQTGTVNFRAKFENNGLLRNGSSGTIKVPHTFENALVVPSLSTFERQGQTFVYKVQADTLTSKAIQVKGEVKNLYVVKENDGVQEGELILANGVNKVRPGMKINPREVSLDSITGSFDTVFK, from the coding sequence ATGAAATTAATCAGGATCATTCCTTTAATAAGTTTTTTAGCACTATTACTGGCCTGTAACAACAACGAAAGTTCAGGTAATCAGGGACAGGCGCCTACATATCCTGTTCTTAAAATTCCGCGAAAGACTGTCACTACTTATAATTCTTATCCGGCATCTATTGAAGGAACCGTAAATAGCGGCGTTCGGGCAAAAGTTCCCGGTTATATCACAGATGTTCTTGTGGAAGAAGGCGAGGAAGTTAAAAAAGGCCAAATCCTTTTCAAACTGGAAACCGAATCGCTTTCTCAGGATGCGGCAGCGGCAAAAGCAAATGTTAATGCTGCGCAGGTGGAGGTCAATAAGCTAAAACCCCTGGTAGAAAAGAACATTATCAGCGAGGTGCAGCTTGAAACTGCCAAAGCAAAGCTCCAGCAGGCAAAAAGCAACTACAATAGTATTGTTGCAAATATTGGGTATTCCAATATTAAAAGTCCCGTTGATGGCGTTGTGGGAAAAATCAATTATAGAAAGGGTGCACTGGTTAGTCCGCAGGATCAAATCCCTTTGACCACTGTTTCCTCAATAGAAGATGTTTATGCGAATTTTTCGATGAACGAAAAAGATTTCCTTGATTTCATGCAGAATGCCGAAGGTGATAACATTTCAGAAAAAATCCAGAATATGCCCAAAGTGAAGCTTTTAATGGCAAATTCCCGGGAATATGAAAAAGAAGGAACTATAGAAACCGTTTCGGGCAGCATTGACCAACAAACGGGAACAGTCAATTTCAGGGCAAAATTTGAGAATAACGGACTCCTTAGAAATGGTAGCAGCGGAACTATTAAAGTCCCCCATACTTTTGAAAATGCGCTTGTCGTGCCAAGCCTTTCAACTTTTGAACGCCAGGGGCAAACCTTTGTTTACAAAGTGCAGGCCGACACCCTAACTTCTAAAGCTATCCAGGTGAAAGGAGAGGTGAAAAATCTATACGTGGTAAAAGAAAATGACGGAGTCCAGGAAGGCGAATTAATCCTTGCCAATGGCGTTAACAAGGTGCGTCCCGGAATGAAGATCAATCCTCGCGAAGTGAGCCTTGATAGTATCACTGGATCATTTGATACTGTTTTCAAATAA
- a CDS encoding efflux RND transporter permease subunit codes for MLKTFIERPVLSTVISIIIVILGLLGLSQLPVTQYPDIAPPTVQVNATYPGANAETLIQSVIIPIEEEINGVEGMKYITSSASNNGSASIQVFFEQGYDADIAAVNVQNRVARANSVLPAEVIRAGVTTVKAQNSALLYASLYSENPDYDDVFIQNYLNINVKPELQRINGVGNVNVFGGKDYAMRVWLDPAKMANYGLVPGEVINAIGEQSLEAAAGALGQNSGESFEYVLKYSGRYSTAEQYENIIIKTQSNGEFLRVKDVGRVELGAQSYSSLSRSKGYPALSFGVFQTPGSNAQEIIEKVYDKLNELKKDFPEGMDYIINYDTNKFLTASMDKVKTTLFEAFLLVFLVVFIFLQDFKSTIIPAIAVPVSIIGTFFFLKVLGYSINLLTLFALVLAIGIVVDDAIVVVEAVHAKLEEGAKSARKASISAMSEIAGAIVSITLVMAAVFIPITFIQGPAGVFYEQFGVTLIIAILISAVNALTLSPALCAVFLKPKKEEDKKKNFFQRFHSAFEAGFAATRNKYTQSLGFLTKHRWISLLILIIAGLAIYWTNKEIPSGFVPSEDRGVIFVNAELPPGSSLDRSYEVTQQLYDLAQDVKGVRTASVRAGGNFFSGSGSSYAMGFIILDDWKERETDETSIDSIIAKLNRKSAAISDAKIIYFSPPSVPGFGSADGFEMQLIDRGAHTLEELDATANQFVGNLIQQPEVAYASNPFSTNYPQLQIDIDVPKAKEAGVSVKDILSVLQGYVGGYYTANFSRFGKQYRVFVQALPEDRVDKQSLNSMYVKTSGGDMTPISQFVSLNRTYGPQTISRFNLFTAITINGTAAAGKSSGGTIDAIRRVAKDLPAGFDVEFSGLTREEIATAGQAGIIFLLSIVFVYFLLAAQYESYLLPFSVIFSLPIGVAGAYLCTWAAGLQNNIYFQIALIMLIGLLAKNAILIVEFARQRRQEGMSITKAAIEGASVRLRPILMTSFAFILGLLPLVLANGVGAEGNRSIGTGAAGGLLIGTVFGIFVIPILFIVFQWLQEKIGKKINSEN; via the coding sequence ATGTTAAAGACATTTATAGAACGCCCCGTACTTTCTACTGTAATTTCCATCATTATTGTGATTCTGGGTCTACTGGGTCTTAGCCAGCTCCCCGTTACCCAATATCCCGATATCGCTCCTCCAACGGTACAGGTAAACGCGACCTATCCCGGTGCGAATGCCGAAACACTTATACAAAGTGTGATCATCCCTATTGAAGAGGAAATAAACGGAGTGGAAGGAATGAAATATATTACCTCCAGTGCCAGTAATAATGGTAGCGCCAGCATTCAGGTTTTCTTTGAGCAGGGATATGACGCTGATATTGCAGCGGTGAATGTTCAGAATCGTGTGGCAAGAGCCAATTCAGTGCTTCCTGCTGAAGTGATTCGTGCAGGGGTTACTACTGTAAAAGCTCAGAATTCTGCTCTTCTTTATGCCAGTCTTTATTCTGAAAACCCTGATTATGATGATGTTTTTATTCAGAATTATTTGAATATAAACGTAAAACCTGAACTTCAACGGATTAATGGGGTTGGGAATGTGAATGTGTTTGGAGGAAAAGATTATGCCATGCGAGTATGGCTTGATCCTGCGAAAATGGCCAATTACGGCCTTGTACCAGGTGAAGTGATTAACGCCATTGGGGAACAGAGCCTCGAAGCAGCTGCTGGTGCCCTTGGCCAGAATTCCGGAGAATCTTTTGAGTATGTCTTAAAATACAGCGGACGTTACAGTACCGCTGAACAATATGAAAATATAATCATTAAGACCCAGAGCAACGGTGAGTTTTTAAGAGTGAAAGATGTGGGAAGAGTTGAATTGGGCGCACAGTCTTATTCTTCCCTTTCAAGGTCTAAAGGCTATCCGGCCTTAAGTTTTGGGGTGTTTCAAACGCCTGGTTCCAATGCGCAGGAAATTATCGAAAAGGTCTATGATAAACTGAACGAGCTAAAAAAGGATTTTCCCGAAGGAATGGATTATATCATTAATTATGATACCAACAAGTTCCTTACCGCTTCTATGGATAAGGTTAAAACTACACTTTTTGAAGCTTTTTTACTTGTATTTCTCGTGGTTTTCATTTTCCTGCAGGATTTCAAATCGACAATTATTCCGGCAATTGCGGTGCCTGTTTCTATCATCGGAACGTTCTTTTTCCTTAAGGTACTGGGTTATTCTATTAACCTCTTGACCCTTTTCGCTTTAGTTCTGGCAATCGGTATTGTTGTAGATGATGCGATCGTGGTGGTTGAAGCCGTTCATGCGAAACTGGAAGAAGGAGCCAAAAGTGCCCGCAAAGCCTCTATTTCTGCAATGAGCGAAATTGCCGGCGCGATCGTTTCCATTACTCTGGTCATGGCGGCAGTATTTATTCCTATTACTTTTATTCAGGGCCCTGCAGGAGTTTTTTATGAGCAATTCGGGGTAACCCTGATCATTGCCATTTTAATTTCCGCTGTAAATGCGCTAACTCTGAGTCCTGCCCTTTGCGCTGTTTTTCTGAAACCCAAAAAAGAGGAAGACAAAAAGAAGAATTTCTTTCAAAGGTTTCATTCTGCTTTTGAAGCGGGTTTTGCGGCGACACGAAATAAATATACCCAATCCCTGGGATTCCTCACCAAACACCGATGGATAAGCCTGCTTATTTTGATCATTGCCGGCCTTGCGATCTACTGGACGAACAAAGAAATTCCTTCTGGTTTTGTCCCTTCTGAAGATCGAGGGGTAATTTTTGTAAATGCAGAGTTACCACCAGGTTCCTCTCTTGACCGATCTTACGAGGTAACACAGCAATTATACGATCTTGCTCAGGATGTTAAAGGAGTTCGTACCGCTTCGGTCAGAGCCGGAGGTAACTTTTTCTCCGGCTCAGGAAGTTCTTATGCAATGGGCTTTATTATCCTGGATGACTGGAAAGAACGGGAGACCGATGAAACTTCAATTGATAGTATCATCGCTAAATTGAATAGGAAATCGGCAGCTATAAGTGATGCAAAGATCATCTATTTTTCTCCACCAAGTGTCCCCGGGTTTGGTAGTGCAGACGGATTTGAGATGCAACTGATCGATCGTGGTGCCCACACCCTGGAAGAGCTGGATGCCACTGCCAATCAATTTGTGGGCAATCTCATTCAACAACCAGAAGTTGCTTATGCTTCAAATCCTTTCAGTACCAATTATCCACAATTGCAAATAGATATTGATGTTCCAAAAGCGAAAGAAGCCGGAGTTTCTGTAAAAGATATCCTTTCTGTACTTCAGGGTTATGTAGGAGGTTATTACACGGCTAATTTCAGTCGCTTTGGCAAGCAGTACAGGGTTTTTGTTCAGGCTCTACCTGAAGATCGCGTAGATAAGCAAAGCCTAAACAGTATGTATGTAAAAACATCTGGAGGAGATATGACTCCTATTTCCCAGTTCGTCTCTTTAAACAGGACCTACGGACCTCAAACCATTTCACGATTTAATCTTTTCACCGCCATAACCATAAACGGAACGGCTGCAGCCGGAAAAAGTTCAGGAGGAACCATCGACGCCATACGAAGGGTCGCGAAGGATCTTCCGGCCGGTTTCGATGTGGAATTTTCTGGCCTTACCCGCGAAGAAATTGCAACGGCAGGTCAGGCCGGTATTATTTTCCTGCTCAGTATTGTCTTTGTTTATTTCTTACTTGCCGCCCAATATGAAAGTTACCTGTTGCCATTTTCGGTGATCTTTTCTTTGCCAATAGGGGTTGCAGGCGCTTATCTCTGCACCTGGGCAGCCGGCCTCCAAAATAACATATATTTCCAGATCGCCCTCATCATGCTTATTGGACTCCTGGCTAAAAACGCGATTTTGATCGTCGAATTTGCCAGGCAGCGAAGGCAGGAAGGTATGTCTATTACCAAAGCAGCAATAGAAGGAGCTAGTGTACGATTAAGACCTATACTTATGACCTCTTTCGCATTTATACTGGGCCTTCTGCCTCTGGTCCTGGCAAATGGAGTTGGCGCGGAAGGTAACCGTTCTATAGGAACAGGCGCCGCCGGAGGTCTTCTTATAGGAACCGTCTTTGGAATATTTGTAATTCCCATACTTTTTATAGTATTTCAGTGGCTTCAGGAAAAAATTGGAAAAAAAATTAATAGCGAAAACTGA
- a CDS encoding isoaspartyl peptidase/L-asparaginase family protein: MKKLLLLFSLVAFFACNDTESKTEISAEKSTSQTEQDSIPNFGIVIHGGAGTILKENMSDSMEQAYRAKLEEAIRTGYEILANGGSSVEAVKRTINVMEDSPLFNSAKGAVFTNEGKNELDASIMDGQTLNAGAVAGVTNVKNPINLAYQVMVNSDHVLLSGRGAEQFAKEQGLELVDPSYFYTEKRYKAMERAREREEKEKNNKTAFYDPFIKDEKFGTVGCAALDKDGNLAAGTSTGGMSNKKYNRIGDSPIIGAGTYANNKTCAVSSTGWGEYFIRGVVAYDISALMEYKGVSLQQAAHEVIQEKLPALGGDGGIVAIDHDGNVVMEFNTAGMYRATMNKNGELKIGIYSK, from the coding sequence ATGAAAAAACTTCTTCTTCTATTTAGTCTAGTCGCGTTTTTCGCCTGTAATGACACCGAAAGTAAAACGGAGATTTCCGCTGAAAAATCAACTTCCCAAACCGAGCAGGACAGCATTCCAAATTTTGGGATCGTTATTCATGGAGGTGCTGGGACTATATTGAAAGAAAATATGAGTGACTCTATGGAACAGGCTTACAGGGCTAAACTTGAAGAGGCAATAAGAACAGGCTATGAAATTCTTGCTAATGGCGGAAGCTCTGTGGAAGCTGTAAAGCGTACCATAAATGTCATGGAAGACAGTCCGCTTTTTAATTCGGCTAAAGGCGCCGTTTTTACCAATGAAGGTAAAAATGAACTCGACGCTTCTATTATGGACGGCCAGACTTTGAATGCCGGAGCGGTGGCCGGAGTAACCAATGTTAAGAATCCTATTAACCTCGCTTACCAGGTGATGGTGAATTCAGACCATGTGCTTTTATCAGGAAGAGGAGCAGAACAATTTGCAAAAGAACAGGGCCTGGAACTGGTAGATCCCAGTTATTTCTACACCGAAAAACGCTATAAGGCAATGGAAAGAGCCCGCGAAAGGGAGGAAAAGGAAAAAAATAACAAAACTGCCTTTTACGATCCGTTTATCAAAGATGAAAAATTTGGGACCGTTGGTTGCGCCGCTCTTGATAAAGACGGTAACCTGGCAGCGGGAACCTCAACGGGAGGCATGAGCAATAAAAAGTACAACCGTATTGGCGATTCCCCAATTATTGGAGCAGGAACTTATGCCAATAATAAAACCTGCGCCGTTTCTTCAACAGGCTGGGGTGAATATTTTATCCGTGGAGTGGTCGCTTATGATATTTCTGCCCTGATGGAATACAAAGGAGTCTCTCTTCAGCAAGCTGCTCATGAGGTAATTCAGGAAAAATTACCAGCACTGGGTGGTGATGGAGGAATAGTCGCTATTGATCATGATGGAAATGTGGTGATGGAATTCAACACAGCCGGAATGTACCGTGCCACGATGAATAAAAATGGGGAGCTTAAAATAGGCATTTACAGCAAATAA